The sequence below is a genomic window from Meles meles chromosome 3, mMelMel3.1 paternal haplotype, whole genome shotgun sequence.
tcctcctgcttatgttccctctctctatgtctctgtcaaataaataaataaaatcttaaaaaaaaaagaccgatgaatcactgacctctacctctgaaactacctctgaaactaataatatactatatgttaattaattgagtttaatttttaaaactttttataagGAAGATAGAAAGTATTTCTGCCATTATACTTGTTTTCTGTAATATTCCTGAACCTTCTAAAAAGtaagctgatttttttcttttcctttttttaaagattttatttatttatttgagaaagagagaggtagagagagatggagagagcatgaacagcaggggagggtagagagagggagggagaaacagacttcccccTGCTttgcaaggagcctgatgagggacttgatgccaggatcctgggatcatgacctgagctgaagtcagatgcttaactaattgagccacccaggtccccctaaactgatttttttttcaaattgtcactcttctctttctccttgtttCCCTATAGAAGGTACCAAAGAGCCTGTTGGAAGTCTTATAAGTTCCAATATTGCCGTTAACATACAGACTTTACCACAGCATTTAGAAGAAGTAAGTCAATAAATAGTGGGTAATGTTATTTAAATTATActtaagtgtttttatttaatcATCCAGCCAAGgctgttatctttttaaaaatgcgcTGTGGGTTGTAGAGAATATCCAGGCCATGCAGcatttttctttcactgaaaTTCTATCATTAGTAAGATGTCTAATGATTTCAgacaatgaaatttttatttcataaactgCTATAGTGAATTAACTTAATCAAAATATTAGAAGTGTTCTATATGCAAAATGTTTAATTTAGCTGTAGTATAGTTTTTGCACATATATCACTTTTATGCACTATTTGTGTTCTCAAAACTATGCTGCATTTTTAGTTGGAACACGGACATTTCTAATTATTGAAAAAATTCCTTCAATAGGGATTAATTTTTCTTGTCTATAGTTGTTTTCATAATGTACTTATTAATCAGGTAATGATGGGTATATGTAATTTACGGGTTATTTTTGAATGTAGGGTAAATAATTTCCACTGACATcatttgtctttgtatttttatatgctcAGTTGCTCGGGGTGACAGGCCAAAGGCAATTCACACAGTTAAAAATCTGATCAGAGCAGCACTGGGAATTCACTTAATGCTTGGTTTTTCACTTGCTTTTAGACTGTTTTTACTCCAGGTGAGTGGCTAATGTGAAACTCAGGACACCTAAGACAATAATACCTATTTATAggaccttttcttttttggtactaTTAATTTTAACAGCATTCCACAGGAGAGGTTCAGTGTCCAAGGGAAGAACCATCGGAGTCATGTATGGAGAAAAATTCAACTGAACATAAATGGTAAGgggtaaaaaataagaaagtgatTGTTACTGCCATCTGGGATTCATTTGATGAAGaggttatttttcttataatttataatatatgttttaTGGTGATTTGTATTCCTAGTGAAATTTAACTTCATAGCAATGGTAAATGATAATCTTTAGTAAATGTTATAGATGTCTTAATCTTGGTAGAATGAAATCTCAAATGCCATTTGTTCTCCCATCACTATCAGCCTTATCAAAGTAAAATACAGCTGTAAATAGACCAGAGTTTATTCAGCTGCTAATTAGGGAAACACCTCATCAAACTGATTCCATTTTTCTTGGATCAAATAAAGAACCATTACGAATCACAATTGTATGTGTAATGTGTAATTTGTGGGTATTGTGTAATGTGTATGTGTAATTTTGTTCACTGTTAGGGTATGATTATGCACACTATAGGGCTGTTCTACTGGCTAGCATATTATTGCTTCAAGGAGATCCAAAAGCAGTTTTAATCTGTTGCTGTTGCAAGTGGGACACgatttcttatttttagaatttttgaagttttagaattttagaactaACTTGGATAAGAGAAGCACCATCAttagattttcttcctcttcttaataTACAAATTTTGCTCATTTCTTCAGACAGTTAACAAAAGAATGTTTTAAATGCGATGTGCCTTTACAAATagatatttctattaaaaaactaGCCTTTACGGTTTTCAATGTAATAAGGGCTCTCTATAGTGTTTCTGAGCAAAGTGTCTGTTTCTGCCATAGGTGGAATTTGAGGTCACTGCTAACCTCACTTCCCCATTTtagattcttttatttctgctggGCAGTCAACAGTGTTCAAGTTATATGTTCAGTCATCCAGACATATTCTTTGCTGTTTGTTTGAATCTGTTACTAATTGCTATGGAGACTAATATAAACAGATTGTAATTATGAGCAAAGCATTGTAGAGGATTAGAGAATGTTTAGACTCTTAGGTGGCTGAGCATTAGATCACCTGTAACTTAGGAAATGTGAAGAATATCTTCCTAATCAGTTATCAATCTTTAATTATAGTATGATTGAAGCCTTTTCAAATCCTGAATGCACTGTTCCTTATTCATTTTGTGTAGCTTCAAGTTCAGAAATTTCTAGGTAAGTATTTTTGTGTACTCTAGTATATtgatataatcatattttataagTAGATAAGAGAATGAAGTGATGCCTGTTATGCCATTTTGAAGTAATTCTAAATGTTTTGACTAAAAACTAAGAGCAAAATGAAAGCAACACGAAGCATGAAAGAGAAATGTAGGTACACATTTCTGACACCTTTATTATTGGAAAATTTTCCTATAGCAGCTGTGCTTTAGATAACAGAAACTGGTCTAGAATAGTCTTTTTGAGAAGAAGTGTAGTTGAACCCTGGACAATATAGTTTTGAGTCACTTGGGTCCCCTAcatacaaaattttttttgataaCAACAGTTtggtactgtaaatgtatttttttcttatgactttcttaataacattttcctttctctagcttactttattgtaagaatatagtatgcAACACACATAACAACAAaatatgttaattgactgtttatgttataaTAGGGTTTCTGGTCATCAGTAGGCTATGagtaattaagtttttttttttttaagattttatttatttatttatttgacagacagagatcacaagtaggcagagaggcaggcagagagagaggcggaagcaggctccccactgagcagagaaccccacgtggggctcaatcccaggacactgagatcatgacctgagccgaaggcagaagccttaacccgctgagccacccaggcgccccagtaattaagtttttaaggagtcaagttatatgtggatttttgactgcacaaGAATTAAACCCTCAACCCTCTTGTTTTTCAAGAGTCAGCTGTAGTGGATATATTagaaagttgcttttttttttttaagattttatttattttttgacagagagagagagagagatcacaagtaggcagagaggcaggcagagaggagggggaagcaggctccctgctgagcagagagtctgatgtgggactcgatcccaggaccctgagatcatgacctgagccgaaggcagtggcttaacccactgagccacccaggcgccccgaaagttgcttatttttaacagatttctaATAGTGTATGAAAtgctttttattctcttatagAACAGATTCATCCAGTTCTGTCTTTTGAACTTCTTTGACAGAGATTGAACAGGGTGTTTAGTATTTAGAAATCTTGCTGAAATAGAATAACATAGCATAGCCTTACTTTAGAAGAATTCTCCATTATTATAACTTATCTCATTGCTACTTGTTGGAAACAAAGGCCAATAAAGTTGTCTTAAAATAGGCACGTCAAGGGGGAAATGGtggcttggtggctcagtaggttaagcaactgcctttggctcaggtcatgatctcagagtcctgggatctagcccacactggactccttgcacagcaggaagtctgcttatccccctctctctgcccctccccttgcttttgtgctcacttgctctgaaataaataaataaaatcttttttcaaaaaaaataagcaagtcaGTTGTAATGCCTGTTTTTCATGGATTTGCCATGAGTTTTGTTACTGAGCTTACTAGTATTAGATGGCAAATATTATTGCTGAAGCGGAATGAATATAAACCCAAATAATCTAAATGCgatttaatatattcttttctttttagagacaGTGATCAATTTATTTGGATATAGCAATGGCTGCTCCCTTATTTAGTTTGTGAAATCAGTTTGCTTAGAAAACATTTGAGTATCTGCTGTGTCATCTCCAAACAATCATCTtatttaaaaagaccaaaaactTATTTTGATCTTTAATTTTTACTCCTATATAGACATTTTTTGTTAGGGTTTAATTAAAGATACAAACTTTGTGATTAGTTTGGAAAAGAAATGTTCATAATACTATTGTTTCACATTTAATGACGATCAACAGGAGTTCACGCTACCCAtcttaaatttaaacatttttttcacccATACTTTCTCTAGTTTTAATTCCATTCTGGATCATTAAGTTTAGTAAAAATATACTCCTAGTATAACTCATGAAAATATTGTTGTAGGTCTCAAAGTCAGGTGCTTGCAGGGACCAGGCAAGTCAGATAAACATGTGAACTGTTCTAGGTGGTAACACTAAAGGGAGAGGACCGTGGCTGACTAGAGGTTACATCTCCCTTAATAAGACAGCATTCACCTGAGCCCTGTGCTGATGACAAATTTGTCTGGTGACTAAGGAGTAGAGAGTGATAGGATTTAGGGTTTAAATTTCCtgaaaacttccagaagaaaaaggtgagataaaaatattcaaattgtagatatctgatttgattttttattaagtgtattatatatatatatgcttccaCCTAGTGCACAGATCTCTGCATTTAAAGATGAATCTTCCTCAGTTCCACCTTTGGTATCAAATAGAGTCAGTGTTGCTTCACAAACACCCATGCCAACACTCCAGCAGACCCAGAGAAATGAACCCAGGGTGCAGTTGCCAGATTCTTCGGATTCTGTTAGGCAGATGCTCCAAGATGAAATGTTTAAATTAGTTCAGGTAAGCACCTCTCCCTATAAACAAGTAAATCTGCATGTGTGATAAATATATGTAAGGATTTTAAATACGAACAAACTTTCAGAAATGGCCAAGCTGAAATGAAATTGCAGGGTTGGTTTCTCTGCTTTGGGCACTCTTCCTTTGTTATTCAGAGGTTCCTAACTCAAGGGCCTACGGTCCAGACTGAGCTACCTACTTCTCACAATGACTTCTTACACCTGATCTCTTTGGGATGCAAAGCTGCTCAGGAAAGTCAGGGGGGTGACAGTCAAACCAGATCAGCGGACTGTAGCTCAGAGGTagccaaaaatttttttaacacaatCTGTCACGTCATATCTATCTTCAAACTAAACTTTGGCTTGGTTTGAAATTGTCAGCTGCATTTTAAAGTACTGTTCGCTttgaatattttcatctttttctcaaTTGGTTATCCTTTACCACCAATTTTAAGttatttcccttttctattttatttcttaaacattaATTTCCCTCAAATTTAATTCTCATTCATGTATTCTACACTCACTTTCATATCCTTTTATGTGGTATAATATACCATTTTTATATGGATGCTTGGcactaattttctctttcaaCTAAGTGCCCTGATGAGAATACTTTTTCAGCATGTCTATCTCATGAAACTTACTGAAACTGACTTTATCTTGATTTTTCCGAGTCCCTTCTTACCCTTTTCCATTTAGTAGCGGTAACTATTCTACAAGCTTAAAATTTTGGAAGcatttctgaaacttttttttttattattaccaaGGGACTTTGCTGGTAGCTGccctgtattttgttttttttaagtgaccaTATTTCACAGTTTATTACGAGATCACCGCCACCAGACCTATAAGCCTCTGCGTGACGTTTACAGTCCGAGCCCGGGAGTGACCACCACCCGCTCCTCTTCCTTGGCCTGGCCCCGCCCAGCCCATGGGCCGGCCTCCCCTCAGAATGCTGTGTAGTAGTGCTGCGTGGTGCTGATGATGTTGCTCTGGTCCTCCAGGAGCTCCAGCACCTGCTGCAGCACGCCTTTGCTCAGGTCCGGGCTGACACTCAGGCGGGCACAGGCCAAGATGTGCTGAAAGCGGCAGCCCCTCTCTGCGTCTGGATTTGGTTTCTGGCAGTTTTCTTGAATGATACGGTGGATCTTTCTGTGCAgttctttgtcttctctgttaCATAGTACAGCTTATCAAAATCATCATCTTTCTGGAAAACAAATCCTTTTTCCTGCAGCAGCTGTATTGCATTCTTAAATATGCTATGAGTTGCCTTGGACGTGCTGTCATTCTTAGCATCCCCCTGCTCAGGGCCAGCGCTGTGAATCACAGGCTGATTGGCAAGGGACAGGAGAGATTTCACAATTTCCAATTCCTGCTGGTAAAAGGTTTGCACTTTGTTCTCCACGAGGAATTCTTTGGCTCTTTCACTCAGCAAACACGTGAGATTGGCAAGGTCCAAGGCATCTGGATCACTTTCTTGCTCTAGGGGTGGGCTGCGGAAAGGCTGGTCATAAACCTTCCTGTAGATACGGGGCAGCTCCAGCATTCTCAAGATTTGAATGTTGCACACGGGATCCTCCACTTTATAATAAGTAGTGACACGAATCTCTCgttcttctctgtgtgtgtggacATAACCTCTGATCTGGACAATGTCCCCAATTTCGATCTTTGTCTTCTGCTCAATGGTGTCTTGCAGCTTCTTAAGCTGTGAGGTTAAGTTCAGCTCCCCAAGAGTTGCAGTAGCTGTAGTTGCTGATGAAGCCTCGTTATTGTTCGACTTTTACCAGCAGATACAATTGATAACTCCAGTGCTGTCATCCACTCCATAACTGTAGAAAgcatctttttctctccttccaattACAGTTCCCAAGATCTCTACCTGCTTTATTGGATGCCCCTTGTAAAAAAATACACCTGGTACCTGGCGGGACTCCTTCAAGTCCAGGATATCCCCGATGTAGAGTTTTGCAAAGGCTAGGAACACAGGATCCAAGACCCACAAGAGGGAAGGGGTCTCCTCTTCACCCTGGCTGGATTCGGGCTGCATCGGGAAGCTGGGGTTTGGCTCGCAGCCAACCCTGAAAGGCTCTGCGTCACTGAGTGGGGGATCTTGGGGAGCTGTGTCCATACTGGCGTACCCTGAAACCGCTTTGCcctgtatttttaacaaattctCCGAATAATTCTGATGCGCACGAAGAATTGAGAATCACTGTCTTAGAAACATTTTTGCCTTTTCCCCCCACTCTATCCAGTGTTGTTCTGTGCCCTCCTGATTCTTCTGCCCACACTGTTTGTCAGTGTAGCACTTGCTATTTCTATAGCTAAGCCAGCTTTAGAGTCAGAACTTCATACCTCCACTGTCTTATAGATGCATTTCCTAAGACATTCTTCTTCAGATGCTCTTTTAATACTGTTACTTTCCTGTTTTAAAATATCCAGTAAATTTCAGGTACCAATTTGTATAATATGAAACCatcttcttttcaaaatacaGAGTAAAAGGAAATACACTAAAAATCTCAGTACTAGTTATCTTTGAAGATAAGATAATGAgagatttttatattcttttttgtgcatttttttttcataattaaagggaacttacattttattttaacctgCAGTCTTTCTTCACTGGTATGTTTCATTAAGTGCAAATTCTTCTGTTGGGTTTGAGACCCACCACCAGCTTTTACATTCCCTCTTTTCCCATTGTACTGTCGTTAagtccagtggttctcaaagtgtggtctctgGGTCAGTAGCATCAGCATCACTTATATTAGAAATGTAAATCCTCAGACCCCATCCCAGACCTAttaaaatcagaaactctggggatggGGTTCAGCAAAGAGTGATTTCACAagtcc
It includes:
- the LOC123938131 gene encoding LOW QUALITY PROTEIN: CST complex subunit STN1-like (The sequence of the model RefSeq protein was modified relative to this genomic sequence to represent the inferred CDS: inserted 1 base in 1 codon; substituted 1 base at 1 genomic stop codon); its protein translation is MQPESSQGEEETPSLLWVLDPVFLAFAKLYIGDILDLKESRQVPGVFFYKGHPIKQVEILGTVIGRREKDAFYSYGVDDSTGVINCICWXKSNNNEASSATTATATLGELNLTSQLKKLQDTIEQKTKIEIGDIVQIRGYVHTHREEREIRVTTYYKVEDPVCNIQILRMLELPRIYRKVYDQPFRSPPLEQESDPDALDLANLTCLLSERAKEFLVENKVQTFYQQELEIVKSLLSLANQPVIHSAGPEQGDAKNDSTSKATHSIFKNAIQLLQEKGFVFQKDDDFDKLYYVXREDKELHRKIHRIIQENCQKPNPDAERGCRFQHILACARLSVSPDLSKGVLQQVLELLEDQSNIISTTQHYYTAF